The Natrinema salifodinae genome includes a window with the following:
- a CDS encoding helix-turn-helix domain-containing protein: MGGRGPKRELAEKIAGEITLSDDPGATLRKWRTDFDVSQTDLAAELDVSSSVISDYESGRRESPGIAVVARLVDGLLAIDERRGGERIRQYGRVLSAGFESDVVHDLREYATSIPLSRLYAELGATEVAAGGTDRISGHTVIDSIEAITRLSSEEFFRLYGQSTNRVLVFTGVTRGESPLVALRVVNPTPNAVILHGIDEDSLWDHAADLARIDGYSLAVTDAPLDEMLDRLVSLE, encoded by the coding sequence ATGGGCGGGCGCGGACCGAAACGGGAGCTCGCGGAGAAGATCGCCGGAGAGATCACGCTGAGCGACGATCCCGGTGCGACCCTGCGGAAGTGGCGCACCGACTTCGACGTCTCGCAGACCGATCTCGCGGCCGAACTGGACGTCTCCTCGTCGGTCATCTCCGACTACGAGAGCGGTCGCCGGGAAAGCCCCGGCATCGCCGTCGTGGCCAGGCTCGTCGACGGACTGCTCGCGATCGACGAGCGCCGCGGCGGCGAGCGCATCCGGCAGTACGGGCGCGTCCTCTCGGCCGGCTTCGAGAGCGACGTCGTCCACGATTTACGGGAGTACGCCACCTCGATCCCGCTCTCGCGGCTCTACGCCGAACTGGGCGCGACCGAGGTGGCCGCCGGCGGCACCGACCGCATCAGCGGCCACACGGTCATCGACAGCATCGAAGCGATCACCCGCCTCTCGAGCGAGGAGTTCTTCCGCCTCTACGGCCAGAGCACGAACCGCGTGCTCGTGTTCACGGGGGTTACGCGGGGCGAATCCCCGCTCGTGGCGCTGCGGGTCGTCAACCCGACGCCCAACGCCGTCATCCTCCACGGGATCGACGAGGACTCCCTCTGGGACCACGCGGCCGACCTGGCCCGGATCGACGGCTACTCGCTGGCCGTGACCGACGCCCCGTTAGACGAGATGCTCGATCGCCTGGTCTCGCTCGAGTAG
- a CDS encoding NYN domain-containing protein encodes MFDRVRARFAALGGGDSQSSAEPSVGLFVDGPNVFRDEFDVDLDDLRDAARDLGRVGVIRLYLDEHATPGLIQAAEARGFEVIVTSGDVDVKLAVDATALTGDGTIDRLAVASRDTDFKPVLEYAGTVGAETIAIAPGSHGRSDALRNAADEAITLGD; translated from the coding sequence ATGTTCGACCGCGTTCGCGCCCGATTCGCCGCGCTCGGCGGCGGCGATTCGCAGTCCTCCGCCGAGCCGTCCGTGGGGCTGTTCGTCGACGGGCCGAACGTCTTCCGCGACGAGTTCGACGTCGACCTCGACGACCTCCGCGACGCCGCCAGAGACCTCGGCCGCGTCGGGGTCATTCGACTCTATCTCGACGAACACGCGACGCCCGGCCTCATCCAGGCCGCCGAGGCCCGGGGGTTCGAAGTGATCGTCACCAGCGGCGACGTCGACGTGAAACTCGCCGTCGACGCGACCGCCCTGACCGGCGACGGCACCATCGACCGGCTCGCGGTCGCCTCGCGGGACACGGACTTCAAGCCGGTCCTCGAGTACGCGGGCACCGTCGGCGCGGAGACGATCGCGATCGCGCCTGGCTCGCACGGCCGCTCCGACGCGCTGCGGAACGCGGCCGACGAGGCGATCACGCTCGGTGACTGA
- a CDS encoding S8 family serine peptidase: protein MTQNGPPEEPDSTADPDADRTYDRRSVLTGAGSIAVGGLVGSTGVASATPGRDPGPKKDEIIVGISAAVAGADVAREARDAVPGQADVVHANETIRYAVVEFPSDAPDHAREQFIEAITSSPAVEYAEPNVTVQSLLDPDDPYYDYQHAPQQIGCETAWETTRGSEDVVVAVVDQGIQYDHPALAGVVDDRIGADFVDGDGDPYPASDETHGTHVGGIAAGGTDDGTGHAGISDCSLLSVRALDGSGQGSLSDIADAIQWAADEGVDVVNLSLGVDGSYRTLTAACEYAADRGVLLVGAAGNDGADRVYSPAAEDTVVAVSALEDDDSLASFSNTGPEIELAAPGTRLVSSVTGNGYARMSGTSMAAPVVAGVAGLALSAHPELSRSELRKHLRATAVDVGLGDDEQGHGRVDAAAAVTTAPFSDRETGSDGDETNEGATGECGDETVTASASGALDGSGWWGETARYGYSLRTSDPCSATIAIDGPSGADFDLYVTTDGRSPSRWIHDESATGSGASESITVPLDGDEEFGIEVHATGGSGEYTLRIEERGR from the coding sequence ATGACGCAGAACGGTCCCCCCGAGGAGCCGGATTCCACGGCCGACCCCGACGCCGACCGCACGTACGACCGCCGATCAGTCCTGACCGGTGCCGGTTCGATCGCCGTCGGCGGCCTGGTCGGGTCGACCGGCGTCGCGAGCGCGACGCCTGGCCGCGATCCGGGCCCGAAGAAAGACGAGATCATCGTCGGCATCTCCGCGGCGGTCGCCGGCGCGGACGTAGCCCGGGAGGCGCGCGACGCCGTCCCCGGCCAGGCCGACGTCGTCCACGCGAACGAGACGATCCGCTATGCCGTCGTCGAGTTCCCGTCGGATGCGCCGGACCACGCCCGCGAGCAGTTCATCGAGGCCATCACGAGTTCGCCCGCCGTCGAGTACGCCGAGCCGAACGTCACGGTCCAGTCGCTGCTCGACCCGGACGACCCCTACTACGACTACCAGCACGCGCCCCAGCAGATCGGCTGCGAAACCGCCTGGGAGACCACCCGCGGCAGTGAGGACGTCGTCGTCGCCGTCGTCGACCAGGGGATCCAGTACGACCACCCCGCGCTGGCGGGCGTCGTCGACGACCGGATCGGCGCGGACTTCGTCGACGGTGACGGCGACCCGTACCCGGCGAGCGACGAGACCCACGGCACCCACGTCGGCGGCATCGCCGCCGGCGGCACCGACGACGGTACCGGGCACGCCGGTATCAGCGACTGCTCGCTGCTCTCGGTCCGCGCGCTCGACGGCAGCGGCCAGGGCTCGCTCTCGGACATCGCCGACGCGATCCAGTGGGCCGCCGACGAGGGCGTCGACGTCGTCAACCTCTCGCTGGGCGTCGACGGCTCCTACCGGACGCTGACGGCGGCCTGCGAGTACGCGGCCGACCGGGGCGTCCTGCTCGTCGGCGCGGCCGGCAACGACGGGGCCGATCGCGTCTACTCGCCCGCCGCCGAGGACACCGTCGTCGCCGTCTCGGCGCTCGAAGACGACGACTCACTCGCTTCCTTCTCCAACACCGGGCCCGAGATCGAACTTGCCGCGCCCGGGACTCGCCTGGTCTCGAGCGTGACCGGAAACGGCTACGCTCGGATGTCGGGCACGTCGATGGCGGCCCCGGTGGTCGCCGGCGTCGCCGGCCTGGCGCTGTCGGCCCACCCGGAGCTCTCGCGGTCGGAACTGCGGAAGCACCTCCGGGCGACCGCGGTCGACGTCGGGCTCGGCGACGACGAACAGGGGCACGGCCGGGTCGACGCGGCCGCCGCGGTGACGACGGCTCCGTTCTCCGACAGAGAGACCGGGAGTGACGGCGACGAGACGAACGAGGGTGCGACCGGCGAGTGCGGCGATGAGACGGTCACCGCGAGCGCCAGCGGCGCGCTCGACGGTAGCGGGTGGTGGGGCGAGACCGCCCGGTACGGCTACTCCCTGCGGACGAGCGATCCCTGTTCGGCGACGATCGCGATCGACGGGCCCTCCGGGGCGGACTTCGATCTCTACGTGACCACCGACGGTCGCTCGCCGAGTCGGTGGATCCACGACGAGTCGGCGACCGGGTCGGGCGCGAGCGAATCGATCACCGTCCCGCTCGACGGCGACGAGGAGTTCGGCATCGAGGTCCACGCAACCGGCGGCAGCGGCGAGTACACGCTGCGAATCGAGGAGCGCGGTCGATAG
- a CDS encoding DUF7513 family protein, translating to MSFLEKYLKGWQFRANRPSLDEGSEIDVFVAETNGSTGRAYVGDTELLIDGAGPETVEMQVRVRVTRFDETTATGEGDLVEIIGESSYSG from the coding sequence ATGAGCTTCCTAGAGAAGTACCTCAAAGGCTGGCAATTCCGGGCGAACCGTCCCTCCCTCGACGAGGGGAGCGAAATCGACGTCTTCGTCGCCGAGACCAACGGTTCGACGGGCCGGGCGTACGTCGGCGACACGGAACTGCTCATCGACGGCGCCGGCCCCGAGACCGTCGAGATGCAGGTCCGAGTCCGCGTGACTCGATTCGACGAGACCACGGCGACCGGCGAAGGCGACCTCGTCGAGATCATCGGCGAGAGCTCCTACAGCGGGTAG
- a CDS encoding Na+/H+ antiporter NhaC family protein, giving the protein MSDTGDGPTDQFVQPGSGDPDIEFYGGRGMSAIPIAFFILWAIVQTALWRIGDTGGLIVGILVGLILGMFFVRGNWQTYANTIFEGMTQPVAVTAIVAWIWAGMFAQLLQDGGFVGGLVWLADAAGVGAALFPAITFVLAAVFTTGIGTGYGASIAFVGLFFPAGVLLGANPVLLFGAILSGAIFGDNLAPVSDTTIVSAVTQDADIGGVVASRFKYVIIAAIIAFVGYVAAGQAMPGLELSAEAQEVLLEESEAIGLIHLVSMLAVIGAAVAGRHIVEAISWGIVLAIAFNLVFGLTGLGDIVMFNAPPDAPLSQPLESLPILTIVEDPDAIGVTGSLMTGVSGFLELSILVLLIIGAAQIMIRGGAFDVLLEWSVENLATNVRNAELTMVGTAALINAIITINTAAEVAIGPYISKIGERFNLNGYRRANILDGQTAAMGYIFPWSGGVLAGYSAMQELPGSYDWFDTGMLVTPIDVVPFVFQGWLLVAVFVIAALTGFGREYVIDRESEEVARV; this is encoded by the coding sequence ATGAGTGATACTGGGGACGGACCGACCGACCAGTTCGTACAGCCCGGCAGCGGGGACCCGGACATCGAGTTCTACGGCGGCCGCGGGATGAGCGCGATCCCGATCGCGTTTTTCATCCTGTGGGCCATCGTCCAGACCGCCCTCTGGCGGATCGGGGACACCGGCGGGCTCATCGTCGGGATTCTGGTCGGCCTCATTCTGGGGATGTTCTTCGTTCGGGGGAACTGGCAGACCTACGCCAACACGATCTTCGAGGGGATGACCCAACCAGTCGCGGTGACGGCGATCGTCGCCTGGATCTGGGCCGGCATGTTCGCCCAGTTGCTCCAGGACGGCGGCTTCGTCGGCGGCCTGGTCTGGCTGGCCGACGCCGCGGGCGTCGGGGCGGCGCTGTTCCCGGCGATCACGTTCGTCCTGGCCGCCGTCTTCACGACGGGGATCGGGACGGGCTACGGCGCGAGCATCGCCTTCGTCGGCCTGTTCTTCCCGGCCGGCGTGTTGCTCGGCGCCAACCCCGTCTTGCTGTTCGGTGCGATCCTTTCGGGGGCGATCTTCGGCGACAACCTGGCGCCCGTCAGTGACACCACGATCGTCAGCGCGGTCACTCAGGACGCCGACATCGGTGGCGTCGTCGCCTCGCGGTTCAAGTACGTCATCATCGCTGCGATCATCGCCTTCGTCGGCTACGTCGCCGCCGGCCAGGCGATGCCCGGCCTCGAACTCAGCGCCGAGGCCCAGGAAGTCCTCCTCGAGGAGAGTGAGGCAATCGGCCTGATCCACCTCGTCTCGATGCTCGCCGTGATCGGCGCGGCGGTCGCCGGCCGGCACATCGTCGAGGCGATCTCGTGGGGGATCGTCCTCGCGATCGCCTTCAACCTCGTCTTCGGACTGACGGGGCTCGGCGACATCGTCATGTTCAACGCGCCCCCGGACGCGCCGCTGTCGCAGCCGCTCGAGTCCCTGCCGATCCTCACGATCGTCGAGGATCCCGACGCGATCGGCGTCACCGGGAGCCTGATGACCGGCGTCTCGGGCTTTCTGGAGTTGTCGATCCTCGTCCTGCTGATCATCGGTGCGGCTCAGATCATGATCCGCGGCGGCGCGTTCGACGTGTTGCTCGAGTGGTCCGTCGAGAACCTGGCGACGAACGTCCGCAACGCCGAACTCACGATGGTGGGCACCGCGGCGCTGATCAACGCGATCATCACGATCAACACGGCCGCCGAGGTCGCGATCGGCCCGTACATCTCGAAGATCGGCGAGCGGTTCAACCTGAACGGCTACCGCCGGGCGAACATCCTGGACGGACAGACGGCCGCTATGGGCTACATCTTCCCGTGGTCGGGCGGCGTCCTCGCCGGCTACTCGGCGATGCAGGAGTTACCGGGATCGTACGACTGGTTCGACACAGGAATGCTCGTCACGCCGATCGACGTCGTCCCGTTCGTCTTCCAGGGATGGCTCCTGGTGGCGGTGTTCGTCATCGCGGCGCTGACCGGCTTCGGCCGCGAGTACGTGATCGACCGCGAGAGTGAGGAGGTGGCACGCGTATGA
- a CDS encoding metal-dependent hydrolase, giving the protein MPSVAVHIALAGLVGTALLGDRFTPKAILLVMILTAALDADTLIGLFVPGAHRTLLHNVWLVAVLAAALVWDGRYRDRSVVRERWGAGGYRIAWVALAAMLFVHILLDAFYNGANLFWPLQDRFYDLSGELLLTDQRGVVQTFIELDGGSAGVVESISRGTTDDVHYATGFNPTREKSASNVERVFPVAGNGERLVLVVTGFATVLVRTVEHYRIR; this is encoded by the coding sequence ATGCCTTCGGTCGCCGTCCACATCGCCCTCGCCGGCCTGGTCGGGACAGCACTCCTCGGCGATCGGTTCACGCCGAAAGCGATTCTACTCGTCATGATTCTGACTGCGGCCCTCGACGCGGACACCCTGATCGGGCTGTTCGTCCCCGGCGCACACCGCACGCTCTTGCACAACGTTTGGCTCGTCGCCGTTCTGGCCGCGGCGCTGGTCTGGGACGGCCGGTACCGCGACCGGTCGGTCGTCCGCGAACGCTGGGGCGCTGGCGGCTATCGGATTGCGTGGGTCGCACTCGCCGCGATGCTGTTCGTCCACATCCTGCTGGACGCCTTCTACAACGGTGCGAACCTGTTCTGGCCCCTTCAGGACCGGTTTTACGATCTCTCCGGGGAGCTACTGCTCACCGATCAGCGCGGCGTCGTCCAGACGTTCATTGAACTCGACGGCGGCAGCGCCGGGGTCGTCGAATCGATTTCGCGGGGCACGACCGACGACGTCCACTACGCGACCGGCTTCAACCCGACGCGAGAGAAGTCCGCCTCGAACGTCGAGCGCGTGTTTCCGGTCGCGGGTAACGGCGAGCGGCTGGTACTCGTCGTCACGGGGTTCGCAACGGTGCTGGTCCGAACGGTCGAGCACTACCGGATCAGGTGA
- a CDS encoding glutamate--cysteine ligase family protein, with translation MADRIDLIKRSLRDATRREFDRRVDDQAARLTDAVRAGRLDSPGFGLGLEVEAYVVDEAGRLARAPDAVFGDRCDRELGVHNVEFHTDPDPFDGEGIAAQAAELRRCYRDAQRAAESAGVEIVPDAMWTIPPPDGSREYLADVRDDDGVILAENMAPKPRYRAIDNAISERIDGPITLSVPGSEHRFPSILFESLASSIQPHVQIPAAEDFPFYYNTAIRTLGPVLALATNSPLLPPDLYDVDDPARLLEETYHELRIPVFEQSINRAWEKVRVPGDIGTAAETVERLVDDPTCAPFLREWLHDDDRETFPDRFWELDHKRGTYWRWLRTVVGGQPVAEGDRWSIRIEYRPLPAQPTVTETIGFQCLVAGLICGLCAADHPLATLDRDAAERSFYRAVEDGLDADLVWVTADGERTGDRAVIYDELFEFARRGLRERGVPPGTVEEYLGPIEARWTERTTPSRWKLDRVGDRLEAGEPFADAVYEMQTEYVRRSGTGEPLVQWPEAR, from the coding sequence ATGGCGGACCGGATCGACCTGATCAAGCGATCGCTCCGGGACGCGACCAGGCGGGAGTTCGATCGTCGCGTCGACGACCAGGCCGCCCGTCTCACCGACGCCGTCCGCGCCGGACGACTCGACAGCCCCGGCTTCGGTCTCGGGCTCGAGGTCGAGGCCTACGTTGTCGACGAGGCCGGGCGGCTCGCTCGGGCGCCGGACGCCGTGTTCGGCGACCGCTGTGACCGGGAACTCGGGGTGCACAACGTCGAATTCCACACCGATCCCGATCCGTTCGACGGGGAGGGGATCGCCGCACAGGCGGCGGAGCTCCGTCGCTGCTACCGGGACGCACAACGCGCCGCCGAGAGCGCGGGGGTGGAGATCGTCCCGGACGCCATGTGGACGATTCCGCCGCCGGACGGCAGTCGCGAGTACCTCGCGGACGTCCGCGACGACGACGGGGTGATCCTCGCCGAGAACATGGCGCCGAAACCCCGCTATCGAGCGATCGATAACGCCATCTCGGAGCGAATCGACGGGCCGATCACCCTCTCGGTACCCGGAAGCGAGCACCGGTTTCCGTCGATCCTGTTCGAATCCCTCGCGAGTTCGATTCAACCGCACGTCCAGATCCCCGCCGCCGAGGACTTCCCGTTCTACTACAACACCGCTATCCGAACGCTCGGTCCGGTGCTCGCCCTGGCGACGAACTCGCCCCTGTTACCGCCGGACCTGTACGACGTCGACGATCCCGCCCGATTACTCGAGGAAACGTACCACGAGCTCCGGATTCCGGTGTTCGAGCAGTCCATCAATCGCGCCTGGGAGAAGGTCCGCGTCCCCGGCGATATCGGGACCGCGGCCGAGACCGTCGAACGGCTCGTCGACGATCCCACGTGTGCGCCGTTTCTCCGGGAGTGGCTCCACGACGACGACCGCGAGACGTTTCCGGACCGGTTCTGGGAACTCGACCACAAGCGAGGGACGTACTGGCGGTGGCTTCGCACCGTCGTCGGCGGCCAACCGGTCGCCGAGGGCGACCGCTGGTCGATCCGCATCGAGTATAGGCCCCTCCCCGCCCAGCCGACGGTGACGGAAACTATCGGATTCCAGTGCCTGGTCGCCGGGCTCATCTGCGGCCTGTGTGCGGCCGACCACCCGCTCGCGACCCTCGATCGAGACGCGGCCGAACGGAGCTTCTACCGCGCGGTCGAAGACGGGCTCGACGCCGACCTCGTGTGGGTCACCGCCGACGGCGAGCGAACGGGCGATCGAGCGGTGATCTACGACGAGCTGTTCGAGTTCGCCCGGCGTGGCCTCCGAGAGCGCGGTGTTCCGCCGGGCACGGTCGAGGAGTACCTCGGTCCGATCGAGGCGCGGTGGACCGAGCGGACGACGCCGAGCCGGTGGAAACTGGACCGCGTCGGCGACCGCCTCGAGGCGGGCGAACCGTTCGCGGACGCAGTGTACGAGATGCAGACCGAGTACGTCCGCCGGTCGGGGACCGGCGAGCCGCTCGTCCAGTGGCCTGAAGCCCGGTGA
- a CDS encoding competence/damage-inducible protein A, with protein sequence MNVAIVTVGDEILAGSTTNTNASWLAERMTERGSTVECILTIPDDRALIADYVARWSDDFDAVVVTGGIGGTPDDVTVEAVADGLDREYVVHGEIRERLVEKAAAFRDENPDLVEDYDLQLDVDAAASIPAGATPIVTDEGWAPGCIAENVYVFAGIPDEMKAMFEAVSEEFQGDSVARTLYTPAPEGALHEALEAVSERFDVSVGSYPRSENRPGRLRVSSTDPETVEEAVEWLRANVETTEPPVAEGDEDEGVDGDGDEGAVE encoded by the coding sequence ATGAACGTCGCGATCGTCACCGTCGGCGACGAAATACTCGCCGGGTCGACGACCAACACCAACGCGTCGTGGCTGGCCGAACGAATGACCGAGCGCGGGAGCACGGTCGAGTGCATTCTGACGATCCCCGACGACCGCGCCCTCATCGCGGACTACGTCGCCCGCTGGAGCGACGACTTCGACGCCGTCGTCGTCACCGGCGGCATCGGCGGCACGCCCGACGACGTGACCGTCGAAGCCGTCGCCGACGGTCTCGACCGCGAGTACGTCGTCCACGGCGAGATCCGCGAGCGCCTGGTCGAGAAGGCGGCCGCGTTCCGCGACGAGAATCCGGATCTGGTCGAGGACTACGACCTGCAACTCGACGTCGACGCCGCGGCGTCGATCCCCGCGGGGGCGACGCCCATCGTCACCGACGAGGGGTGGGCACCGGGCTGTATCGCCGAGAACGTCTACGTCTTCGCGGGGATTCCCGACGAGATGAAAGCGATGTTCGAAGCGGTGTCCGAGGAGTTCCAGGGCGATTCGGTCGCCCGCACGCTCTACACGCCGGCCCCGGAGGGCGCGCTCCACGAGGCCCTCGAGGCCGTCTCCGAGCGGTTCGACGTCTCGGTCGGGAGCTACCCGCGCAGCGAGAACCGGCCTGGCCGGCTTCGCGTCTCGAGTACCGATCCGGAGACGGTCGAGGAAGCCGTCGAGTGGCTCCGAGCGAACGTGGAGACGACCGAGCCGCCGGTGGCCGAGGGGGACGAAGACGAGGGCGTGGACGGGGACGGAGACGAGGGGGCGGTCGAATAA
- the gcvH gene encoding glycine cleavage system protein GcvH, whose translation MSFDVPDDRRYLESHEWALETDDVVRVGITNFAQDELGDVVFVELPDEGDTLDQEGELGVVESIKAVSDLYAPVSGEVTAVNEALFDSPELVNDDPFGEGWMLEIEPDDMDELDELLTADEYEDQIA comes from the coding sequence ATGAGCTTCGACGTTCCCGACGACAGACGGTATCTGGAATCGCACGAGTGGGCACTCGAGACTGACGACGTCGTCCGCGTCGGTATCACCAACTTTGCGCAGGACGAACTCGGCGACGTGGTCTTCGTCGAACTCCCCGACGAGGGCGACACCCTCGATCAGGAGGGCGAGCTCGGCGTCGTCGAATCGATCAAGGCCGTCTCCGACCTTTACGCGCCGGTCAGCGGTGAGGTTACCGCGGTCAACGAGGCGCTGTTCGACTCCCCCGAACTCGTCAACGACGACCCCTTCGGCGAGGGGTGGATGCTCGAGATCGAGCCTGACGACATGGACGAACTCGACGAGCTACTCACTGCCGACGAGTACGAGGACCAGATCGCCTGA
- a CDS encoding hemolysin family protein, with protein sequence MVDVAFSLGRLALAFFLVLLNGFFVAAEFAYVRIRSTQIETLVAEGRSSAKLVREAEENLDDYLAVTQLGITIASLGLGWVGEPAIASLIEPILGSVLPAGTIHLVAIAIGFGTITFLHVVFGELAPKTIAIAEAERIALLVARPMKLFYYLFIPGIVVFNGTANFFVRLFGIAPASERDESHSPEEIMRIVSRSGEQGAVDTDEVEMIEAVFDLGDTVAREVMVPRPDVVTIDADMPLSELRGVAATGNYTRFPIVDEDADEPVVGFVHAKDVLQAIESADADDSAAEDAEPAARDLARDALIVPETRRIDEILAEFRRQNVQLAVVIDEWGAFEGILTIEDVIEEVVGEIQDEFDVAAMEPSIDELPDGRYAMDGGVALDDVNDVLGTGFESEAFDTIGGLVLSRLGRPPEVGDAIRADDYEVTVDDVEGTRISSVIVSEAAPEAEAEAEESSD encoded by the coding sequence ATGGTAGACGTCGCGTTCTCGCTCGGACGGCTCGCCCTCGCCTTCTTTCTCGTCCTCCTGAACGGCTTCTTCGTCGCGGCGGAGTTCGCGTACGTTCGAATTCGGTCGACTCAGATCGAGACGCTCGTCGCGGAGGGCCGGTCGTCGGCGAAGCTCGTCCGGGAGGCCGAAGAGAACTTAGACGACTACCTCGCGGTCACGCAGCTCGGCATCACGATCGCCTCGCTGGGGCTGGGGTGGGTCGGCGAACCGGCCATCGCCTCGCTCATCGAACCCATACTCGGATCGGTGTTGCCCGCGGGCACGATTCACCTGGTCGCGATCGCGATCGGGTTCGGCACGATCACCTTCCTGCACGTCGTCTTCGGCGAACTCGCGCCGAAGACGATCGCCATCGCGGAAGCCGAGCGGATCGCGCTGCTGGTCGCCCGCCCGATGAAGCTCTTCTATTACCTCTTCATTCCCGGTATCGTCGTGTTCAACGGGACGGCGAACTTCTTCGTCCGGCTTTTCGGCATCGCGCCGGCCTCCGAACGCGACGAGAGCCACAGCCCCGAGGAGATCATGCGTATCGTCTCCCGATCGGGCGAGCAGGGCGCCGTCGACACGGACGAGGTCGAGATGATCGAGGCGGTCTTCGACCTCGGCGACACCGTCGCCCGCGAGGTGATGGTCCCCCGACCCGACGTCGTCACCATCGACGCGGACATGCCGCTTTCAGAGCTCCGCGGCGTCGCGGCGACGGGGAACTACACCCGCTTCCCCATTGTCGACGAGGACGCCGACGAGCCCGTCGTCGGCTTCGTCCACGCGAAGGACGTCCTCCAGGCCATCGAGTCCGCCGACGCGGACGACTCGGCGGCCGAGGATGCGGAGCCGGCCGCGCGTGACCTCGCCCGCGACGCGCTTATCGTTCCCGAGACCCGCCGGATCGACGAAATCCTCGCCGAATTCCGCCGACAGAACGTCCAGTTAGCCGTCGTCATCGACGAGTGGGGCGCCTTCGAGGGGATCCTCACCATCGAGGACGTTATCGAAGAAGTCGTCGGCGAGATCCAAGACGAGTTCGACGTCGCCGCGATGGAGCCCTCGATCGACGAACTGCCGGACGGCCGCTACGCCATGGACGGCGGCGTCGCCCTCGACGACGTCAACGACGTCCTCGGCACCGGCTTCGAGAGCGAGGCGTTCGACACCATCGGCGGCCTGGTGTTGAGTCGCCTGGGCCGTCCTCCCGAAGTCGGCGACGCGATTCGCGCCGACGATTACGAGGTGACCGTCGACGACGTGGAAGGGACGCGGATCTCGAGCGTCATCGTCAGCGAAGCCGCGCCGGAAGCGGAGGCCGAAGCCGAGGAGTCGTCCGACTGA
- the gcvT gene encoding glycine cleavage system aminomethyltransferase GcvT: MPLQTPPLRGIHDERGAKFTEFGGWDMPVEFDSIQTEHAAVREDVGIFDVSHMGQIHVTGPDATELMQRLTTNDVSRLGVGDSQYAAITDEEGLILDDTVVYRLPAEGEHPTYLFIPNAGTDEETHERWISYRNEWDLEATVDNRTDEYAMFAVQGPNAAALVAEVTEDSVDELDRFEATYATIGDVDCWTARTGYTGEDGFELIVPWAAAEEIWAAFDCQPCGLGARDTLRIEAGLLLAGQDFDPESNPRTPYEAGIGFTVALDTEFVGRDALAKVEEAGVEEQLAGFQLIDRGVPRHGYDITNPEGRVIGTVTSGTMSPTLEKPIGLGYVPVEYAEPGTTLQVVVRGRSKKARVETTPFIDTV; encoded by the coding sequence ATGCCGCTTCAGACGCCGCCGTTACGTGGGATACACGACGAGCGCGGGGCGAAGTTCACGGAGTTTGGCGGCTGGGACATGCCCGTCGAGTTCGATTCGATCCAGACGGAGCACGCGGCCGTTCGAGAGGACGTCGGCATCTTCGACGTCTCGCACATGGGTCAGATTCACGTCACCGGCCCGGACGCGACGGAGTTGATGCAACGGCTAACGACGAACGACGTCTCCCGTCTCGGGGTCGGCGATTCGCAGTACGCCGCCATCACAGACGAGGAGGGACTCATCCTCGACGACACCGTCGTGTATCGACTGCCCGCCGAAGGCGAACATCCGACGTACCTGTTTATCCCCAACGCCGGGACCGACGAGGAGACCCACGAGCGGTGGATCAGCTACCGCAACGAGTGGGACCTCGAGGCGACCGTCGACAACCGGACCGACGAGTACGCGATGTTCGCCGTCCAGGGACCGAACGCGGCCGCGCTCGTCGCCGAGGTCACCGAGGACTCGGTCGACGAACTCGATCGGTTCGAGGCCACCTACGCGACGATCGGCGACGTCGACTGCTGGACGGCCCGAACGGGCTACACCGGCGAGGACGGCTTCGAACTGATCGTCCCCTGGGCGGCCGCCGAGGAGATCTGGGCGGCGTTCGACTGCCAGCCCTGCGGGCTCGGCGCCCGCGACACGCTCCGCATCGAGGCCGGCCTCCTGCTGGCCGGTCAGGACTTCGATCCGGAGTCGAACCCGCGCACGCCCTACGAGGCCGGGATCGGCTTCACCGTCGCGCTCGACACCGAATTCGTGGGCCGGGACGCCTTAGCGAAAGTCGAGGAGGCCGGCGTCGAGGAGCAACTCGCCGGCTTCCAGCTAATCGACCGCGGCGTCCCCAGACACGGCTACGACATCACGAACCCCGAGGGCCGGGTGATCGGCACCGTCACCAGCGGCACGATGAGCCCGACCCTCGAGAAGCCGATCGGGCTGGGCTACGTCCCGGTCGAGTACGCCGAGCCGGGGACGACACTGCAGGTGGTCGTCCGCGGCCGGTCGAAGAAAGCGAGAGTCGAAACCACACCCTTCATCGACACCGTATAA